The sequence below is a genomic window from Deinococcus metalli.
CCAGGAACAGCGCGTCCGGATCGCTCGCCCCCAGCGCCGCCGTGCGTGCCCCCACCGCTGCCCGGTACCGCCCCACGATCTCCGCCGCCCGGATGGCCGCCGGGTCCCCCACGGCACGCAGTTCGGTGGCGAGACTCCCGAAGGGACAGCTGAGCGAGTCGCGCTCCTGGCTCGTCTCGACGAGCCAGTCGAGGTAGGCCGCCAGCCACGCCACCGGTTCCAGCGGCTCCAGGCGCTCGAGCAAGGTCTGGAGTTCCCGTTCGCATTCGTCCAGCACGGACAGGATCAACTCGTCCCGCGACTTGAAGTAGTAATAGAGGTTCCCGAGCGGCAGGCCCGCGGCCTCGGCGACATCTTTAAGGGTCGTGCGGGAGATCGAGTGGCTGCGGAAGCGCCGTAGGGTGGCCCGGATGATCTCGTCTCGTTTCCCTGCCATGCGCCGCCCTCCTGGCGGCCAAGATGCCATGAAGTCCCGCTGACCCACTGAGGCCGTGCTCCCACTACGGTAAGTCAGAAGCTTGACTGAGTCCGGGC
It includes:
- a CDS encoding TetR/AcrR family transcriptional regulator, whose translation is MAGKRDEIIRATLRRFRSHSISRTTLKDVAEAAGLPLGNLYYYFKSRDELILSVLDECERELQTLLERLEPLEPVAWLAAYLDWLVETSQERDSLSCPFGSLATELRAVGDPAAIRAAEIVGRYRAAVGARTAALGASDPDALFLAVQGAHTVASILDDPALFEGAIDRLKNGPVT